From a region of the Paenibacillus sp. R14(2021) genome:
- a CDS encoding ABC transporter ATP-binding protein has product MEALKKQDTAPEAEAQAQVQAAPPGAAARTGARQQGEIVVSGLHKVYESRKSRFEALKDIDLTVGANEFVTIVGPSGCGKSTLLRIVAGLDELTDGTVKLDGEEVVGPGAERGMVFQGYTLFPWLTVRENIEYGPKLKGIPTLDRRAISNHFLKVIKLESFAGAYPKQLSGGMKQRVAIARALANRPKVLLMDEPFGALDAQTKLEMQEMLLDVWDKEKTTVLFITHDIEEAIFLSQRIVVMGANPGRMLKTFEVKLPAQRTPEVRDLPEFLLLKRELGQLLKH; this is encoded by the coding sequence ATGGAAGCATTGAAGAAGCAGGATACGGCGCCAGAAGCGGAGGCGCAGGCGCAGGTGCAAGCTGCTCCACCGGGAGCAGCGGCGCGCACCGGCGCAAGGCAGCAGGGAGAGATCGTCGTCTCCGGCCTGCACAAAGTGTATGAATCGAGGAAGAGTCGGTTCGAAGCGCTCAAAGACATTGATCTCACGGTCGGCGCCAATGAGTTTGTTACCATCGTCGGACCGTCCGGCTGCGGGAAGTCGACGCTGCTGCGCATCGTGGCAGGGCTCGATGAGCTGACGGACGGCACCGTCAAGCTCGACGGCGAAGAGGTGGTCGGGCCAGGCGCGGAGCGGGGCATGGTGTTCCAGGGCTACACGCTGTTCCCTTGGCTGACCGTCAGGGAAAACATCGAATACGGACCGAAGCTGAAGGGCATCCCCACGCTGGACCGCCGTGCGATCAGCAACCACTTTCTGAAAGTCATTAAGCTGGAGTCGTTCGCGGGCGCTTATCCGAAACAGCTCTCCGGGGGAATGAAGCAGCGGGTCGCCATCGCGCGGGCGCTGGCCAATCGTCCGAAGGTGCTCTTGATGGATGAGCCGTTCGGAGCGCTTGATGCGCAGACGAAGCTGGAGATGCAGGAGATGCTGCTGGACGTATGGGACAAGGAGAAGACGACCGTACTGTTCATTACGCACGATATTGAAGAAGCGATCTTCCTGTCGCAGCGCATCGTTGTTATGGGGGCGAACCCCGGGCGAATGCTGAAGACGTTCGAAGTGAAGCTGCCGGCGCAGCGGACGCCGGAAGTGCGGGACTTGCCTGAATTTCTGCTGCTTAAGCGGGAGCTGGGTCAGTTGCTCAAGCACTAG
- the spoVT gene encoding stage V sporulation protein T, whose product MKATGIVRRIDDLGRVVIPKEIRRTLRIREGDPLEIFVDRDGEVILKKYSPIGELGDFAKEYAESLSESTNHITLITDRDNIIAVAGAPKKEYLEKQIGSMLENCMDNRKTVVESGGGSFEVVKDVGESFTSVVAAPIVAGGDPIGTVVLLSKDESIKMAQMETKMAETAAGFLAKQMEQ is encoded by the coding sequence ATGAAAGCAACTGGAATTGTCCGTCGTATCGATGATCTCGGCCGGGTCGTCATCCCTAAGGAAATCCGCCGTACACTGCGCATACGCGAGGGCGACCCGCTGGAAATCTTCGTTGATCGCGATGGTGAAGTGATTCTGAAGAAGTATTCCCCAATTGGTGAGCTTGGCGATTTCGCCAAGGAATATGCGGAATCCCTCTCGGAGAGCACGAACCATATCACGCTGATCACGGATCGGGATAATATCATTGCCGTAGCCGGCGCGCCGAAGAAGGAATACTTGGAGAAGCAGATCGGCTCTATGCTGGAGAACTGCATGGATAATCGCAAGACGGTCGTGGAATCCGGCGGCGGCTCGTTCGAAGTGGTGAAAGATGTCGGCGAGTCGTTCACGTCGGTCGTGGCGGCTCCGATCGTAGCCGGCGGCGATCCCATCGGCACGGTCGTGCTGCTGAGCAAGGACGAGTCGATCAAAATGGCGCAAATGGAAACGAAAATGGCGGAGACCGCGGCCGGTTTCCTTGCGAAGCAAATGGAACAGTAG